The following coding sequences are from one Eucalyptus grandis isolate ANBG69807.140 chromosome 11, ASM1654582v1, whole genome shotgun sequence window:
- the LOC104425098 gene encoding aspartate aminotransferase, mitochondrial → MEAPLLMLPPLHLYSPGALKTPDMTSATTAHHRSNSTVVSPNLSAEELIQHVEGSPGRGRQKTRVPVVDHVRPAPKDPIASVGEAFQADASPNKINLGVGAYRDEEGKPVVLRCVRNAEAKVAGSEFLESISTLANSRLVEESIKLVYGKDTDVIGEGRLAGIQTLSGTGACRLFAEFQRRFYPRSKVYFPDPTWSNHHSIWKDAEVPQGTFSYYNPKSKGLNFPALIDDIKNAPESSFFLFHPCAHNPTGVDPTEEEWREISYHLKVKNHFPFFDMAYQGFSSGDLDRDARAIRTFLQDGHLIGCAQSFAKNMGLYGHRVGCLSILCTDTMQALAVKSQLQQIARAMYGSPPIHGVLLVSTILGDPDTKALWVEELRAMVNRICKMREALQESLEKLGSPLNWEHITNQVGMFCFSGLTPQQIEQLQREYHIYMTADGRISMAGVTMSNMDYLANAIHEVTKSGQES, encoded by the exons ATGGAAGCGCCGCTCCTGATGCTTCCTCCCCTGCATTTATACTCCCCAGGCGCGCTCAAAACTCCCGACATGACCTCTGCCACCACCGCCCATCATCGAAGCAACTCCACCGTCGTATCGCCGAATCTCTCAGCAGAAGAGCTGATACAACATGTCGAGGGCTCTCCGGGACGCGGTCGCCAGAAGACGCGTGTGCCAGTGGTGGATCACGTGAGGCCTGCGCCCAAGGACCCGATCGCCAGCGTCGGCGAGGCCTTCCAAGCCGATGCGAGCCCGAACAAGATCAACCTCGGAGTG GGAGCTTACAGGGATGAAGAAGGCAAGCCCGTCGTGCTTCGGTGCGTGAGGAATGCGGAGGCTAAAGTTGCGGGTAGCGAATTCCT GGAGTCAATTTCTACTTTGGCTAATTCCAGACTGGTTGAGGAGAGCATAAAATTGGTCTATGGAAAAGATACAGATGTCATAGGAGAAGGAAGATTAGCTGGCATTCAAACTCTCTCGGGAACTGGTGCTTGTCGCCTCTTTGCAGAGTTCCAAAGGCGCTTCTATCCAAGATCAAAAGTTTATTTTCCTGATCCAACTTGGTCGAA CCACCATAGCATTTGGAAGGATGCTGAAGTTCCTCAGGGCACCTTCTCTTACTACAACCCTAAGTCGAAGGGCCTGAATTTTCCAGCACTCATAGATGATATCAAG AATGCCCCAGAaagttcctttttcttattccaTCCTTGCGCTCATAATCCAACCGGCGTTGATCCAACTGAGGAAGAGTGGAGAGAAATATCATATCACTTAAAG GTGAAGAATCATTTCCCATTCTTTGACATGGCTTATCAAGGTTTTTCAAGTGGCGATCTAGACAGGGATGCACGAGCAATCCGTACTTTTCTTCAAGATGGACATTTAATTGGTTGTGCTCAATCCTTTGCGAAGAACATGGGACTTTATGGACATCGAGTTGGTTGTCTCAG CATTCTTTGCACCGACACAATGCAAGCACTTGCAGTAAAAAGCCAACTGCAGCAGATTGCACGGGCAATGTACGGGAGCCCTCCTATTCATGGTGTATTGCTGGTCTCAACAATCTTAGGAGATCCAGACACTAAGGCACTTTGGGTCGAGGAGTTGAGG GCAATGGTAAATCGCATTTGTAAAATGCGGGAAGCTCTACAGGAAAGCCTCGAGAAATTGGGATCTCCTCTCAATTGGGAACATATAACGAACCAGGTTGGCATGTTTTGCTTTTCTGGCTTAACTCCTCAACAGATAGAGCAGCTACAGAGGGAGTACCACATATACATGACTGCTGATGGCCGCATCAG CATGGCAGGAGTTACAATGAGCAACATGGACTATTTGGCAAATGCAATACACGAAGTCACCAAATCTGGCCAAGAATCTTAG